A window of Triplophysa dalaica isolate WHDGS20190420 chromosome 7, ASM1584641v1, whole genome shotgun sequence contains these coding sequences:
- the cacng1b gene encoding voltage-dependent calcium channel gamma-1 subunit, translated as MLEDKKTKMKITFLVILVGISSMLAAVVTDHWAVLSPRVEHLNTTCEAAHFGLWRLCKKSIFIAEEDPQGKGCGPISLPGVKNCSYFKHFTSGEEAEVFEVKTQKEYNISAAAIAIFSLAFMTLGSLCLLGAFGKSRDYLLRPAGMFFAFAGLCIVISVEVMRQSVKRMVDSDETIWIEYYYSWSFTCACAAFTLLFLSGLCLLIISMPHMPRNPWETCMDAEPEPID; from the exons ATGCTGGAGGACAAGAAGACCAAGATGAAGATCACCTTTCTGGTTATTCTGGTAGGCATCTCTTCCATGTTGGCGGCGGTGGTGACGGACCACTGGGCGGTGCTGAGTCCCAGGGTGGAGCACCTCAACACTACCTGTGAAGCGGCCCACTTCGGGCTCTGGAGGCTGTGTAAGAAGAGCATCTTCATCGCGGAGGAAGATCCTCAGGGCAAAGGCTGTGGCCCTATCAGCCTGCCAGGAG TGAAGAACTGCTCCTACTTCAAACACTTCACATCAGGGGAGGAGGCCGAAGTTTTTGAAGTGAAGACTCAGAAAG AGTACAACATCTCAGCTGCTGCCATAGCCATCTTCAGTCTGGCCTTCATGACTCTGGGCAGTCTCTGCCTCCTGGGGGCTTTTGGGAAGAGCAGAGACTACCTGCTGAGACCAGCTGGTATGTTCTTCGCTTTTGCAG GCCTGTGCATCGTCATCTCCGTGGAGGTCATGAGGCAGTCGGTCAAGCGCATGGTTGACAGCGATGAGACCATATGGATCGAGTACTACTACTCGTGGTCATTCACCTGCGCCTGCGCTGCCTTCACTCTTCTCTTCCTGAGCGGTCTCTGCCTGCTCATCATCTCCATGCCGCACATGCCCAGAAACCCCTGGGAGACCTGCATGGATGCCGAGCCGGAGCCCATAGACTAG